The sequence GCTTCATTTTTATTTTTGGACATAAAAAATACACCTCTTTTATTTCGATTCAGATCAAAAAAGGCGCACTAAACAACGGTAGCAAATCAGCTTCCTTTGATTAGTGCACCTTATTTACGAATCCGCATCGAAGCACACATAGGTGTATTTTTGCCTCCAAATATATACTTATCTCTAAGTATATAAAAATATGAACCTACGTCAATACACCCGGCATAAAAAATCACAAAAGTAAGGATTGATATTTATACTTTTATTAATTTTGCTATTGCAGAGAGTTTTAACATATGTTACTATTAACATATGTTAAAACTATAGGAGGCGGCCATGTCAATTAACCATGCCATTTTAGGGATCCTGAGCTGCAGGTCGGTAACCGGATATGATCTGAAGAAAATAATCCAGGAGTCGCCGTTCATGCCCTGGTCCGGCAACAACAACCAAATCTATAAAGCGCTGGTGGAAATCCTTGAGGAAGGTTTTGTTACCCATGAGGTCCGGCACCAGGAAAGCTCTCCCTCGAAAAAGATCTATACTATCACTGAAGAGGGGCTGGCAGAGCTGAGAGACTGGGTGCTTTCTTCTCCCGAACCGCCTGAATTTAAGAAAACATTCCTGATCCAGCTGGCCTGGGCGGATCAGCTGAATGCGGGCGAACTGGACGCCATGCTGGCAGGATATGAAAACGAACTCAAAGCACAAATATTGATGCAAAAAGAAAAACAGCGCAGGGGTTTGTTCTCCCCCGCCAGGAGCGCGCGGGAAGTATACTTGTGGGATATGATATACGAAAACATTATCTCGTCCTACGAAAATGAACTGGACTGGCTGAAAAAATTTCGTGCGGGGATCAATAACGATCATGGAGAGGAGACCAGCAAAATGAATTATAAAGTCGTCGAAAAAAACTCAAAGAAATATATAGAATGCCTTGCTGCAGAAAAACCGGTCCATAACGAACAAGACGCCCTGGACCTTATTGCCGCCTGCGGTGAAAGTGACACTAACCTCTTGATGATCCACGCGGAAGCGTTGGCGGATGACTTTTTCAAACTTAGAACTGGTTTAGCCGGTATAATTCTGCAAAAGTTCATAAACTACCGGGTCAGGACTGCGGTCGTCTTACAAGGTGAAATGAAGTTT is a genomic window of Dehalobacter sp. containing:
- a CDS encoding DUF4180 domain-containing protein, coding for MSINHAILGILSCRSVTGYDLKKIIQESPFMPWSGNNNQIYKALVEILEEGFVTHEVRHQESSPSKKIYTITEEGLAELRDWVLSSPEPPEFKKTFLIQLAWADQLNAGELDAMLAGYENELKAQILMQKEKQRRGLFSPARSAREVYLWDMIYENIISSYENELDWLKKFRAGINNDHGEETSKMNYKVVEKNSKKYIECLAAEKPVHNEQDALDLIAACGESDTNLLMIHAEALADDFFKLRTGLAGIILQKFINYRVRTAVVLQGEMKFAGKFKEFLAESNKGKDFRVFNSTEEAENWLINYD